In Drosophila simulans strain w501 chromosome X, Prin_Dsim_3.1, whole genome shotgun sequence, one DNA window encodes the following:
- the LOC6725475 gene encoding chitooligosaccharidolytic beta-N-acetylglucosaminidase, whose product MRFSGYNRYQCFCSAVSSLLLLSLLSFAVGAALTRADDVGSDADAGSASRKWLCSRTDICTAEGEMVTGLQYAPEIFESQRDCRLSCGKYGAIWPMPTGKECTISHRRVRFDPWKVRFHVVAPGEAATQFLRETNRLFVSNLLKECIRNCTLETSKQILVRSTVANESLVLDWPTDESYALVVRTTETATFVDIQATTVYGARHAFETLSNLVTGSLSNGLLMVTTANITDRPAFSHRGVLLDTARNFVPLKFIRSTLDAMAASKLNVLHWHVVDTHSFPLEITRVPEMQRYGAYSSSQTYSRQDALNLVKYARLRGIRILIEIDGPSHAGNGWQWGPAAGLGNMSVCLNQSPWRRFCVQPPCGQLNPLNDHMYAVLKEIFEDVAEVGAPEETLHMGGDEVFLPCWNNTDEIRDGMRARGYDLSEQSFLRLWSQFHQRNLNAWDEINERMYPGIKEPKSVIIWSSHLTNPRYIEAYLPKERFIIQTWVESQDALNRELLQRGYRLIVSTKNAWYLDHGFWGSTSYYNWRTVYSSGMPVGRSKDQVLGGEVCMWSEYVDQNSLESRIWPRAGAAAERMWSNPKSSALLAQRRFYRYRERLLARGIHADAVIPHWCVLHEGQCL is encoded by the exons ATGCGGTTCAGCGGCTACAATCGTTATCAGTGCTTCTGCTCTGCCGTTTCATCGCTGCTGCTTTTATCCTTATTATCCTTCGCGGTCGGCGCTGCGCTGACGCGGGCAGATGACGTCGGCAGCGACGCCGACGCCGGCAGCGCCAGCAG GAAATGGCTGTGCAGCCGGACGGACATCTGCACCGCGGAGGGCGAAATGGTGACCGGACTGCAGTACGCGCCGGAGATCTTCGAGAGCCAGCGCGACTGCCGACTGTCGTGCGGAAAGTACGGAGCCATCTGGCCCATGCCCACCGGCAAGGAGTGCACCATATCGCACAGGCGAGTGCGGTTCGATCCGTGGAAGGTGCGTTTCCATGTGGTGGCGCCCGGCGAGGCGGCCACTCAGTTCCTCAGGGAGACGAACCGGCTGTTCGTCTCGAATCTGCTGAAGGAGTGCATACGGAACTGCACGCTGGAGACCAGCAAGCAGATTCTGGTCAGGTCCACGGTGGCCAACGAGAGCCTCGTCCTGGACTGGCCCACCGACGAGAGTTACGCCCTGGTGGTGCGAACCACGGAGACGGCCACATTTGTAGACATCCAGGCGACGACGGTGTACGGAGCACGTCATGCCTTCGAGACGCTGAGCAACCTGGTCACCGGCAGCCTGTCCAATGGTCTGCTGATGGTCACCACGGCCAACATCACCGATCGTCCGGCCTTTTCGCATCGCGGCGTGCTTCTGGATACGGCCCGTAACTTTGTGCCGCTCAAGTTCATACGCAGCACCTTGGATGCGATGGCGGCCAGTAAGCTGAATGTGCTCCACTGGCATGTGGTGGACACGCACAGTTTTCCGCTGGAGATCACCAGGGTGCCGGAGATGCAGCGTTACGGAGCGTACTCCTCATCGCAGACGTACTCGCGCCAGGATGCACTGAATCTGGTCAAATATGCCCGACTGCGGGGCATACGGATACTGATCGAGATCGATGGACCCTCGCATGCGGGCAATGGCTGGCAATGGGGTCCTGCCGCCGGACTGGGCAACATGTCCGTGTGCCTGAACCAATCGCCCTGGAGGAGATTCTGTGTGCAGCCACCGTGCGGCCAACTGAATCCCCTGAACGATCACATGTACGCGGTGCTCAAGGAGATCTTCGAGGACGTAGCCGAGGTGGGCGCTCCCGAGGAGACCCTGCACATGGGCGGCGACGAGGTGTTCCTGCCCTGCTGGAATAACACCGACGAGATTCGGGATGGCATGCGGGCACGCGGCTACGATCTCAGCGAGCAGAGCTTCCTGCGGCTGTGGTCGCAGTTCCATCAGCGGAACCTCAATGCATGGGACGAGATTAACGAGCGTATGTATCCGGGCATCAAGGAGCCCAAGTCGGTGATCATCTGGTCCAGCCACCTCACCAATCCCCGGTACATCGAGGCCTACCTGCCCAAGGAGCGGTTCATAATCCAGACCTGGGTGGAGTCGCAGGATGCCCTCAATCGGGAGCTCTTGCAGCGGGGCTACCGACTGATTGTGTCCACGAAGAATGCCTGGTACCTGGATCACGGCTTCTGGGGCAGCACATCGTACTACAACTGGCGCACCGTGTACTCCAGTGGCATGCCCGTTGGTCGCAGCAAGGATCAGGTTCTCGGCGGTGAGGTGTGCATGTGGAGCGAGTATGTGGATCAGAACTCACTGG AATCCCGAATCTGGCCgcgagctggagcagcagccgaGCGAATGTGGTCTAATCCGAAGTCTTCTGCCCTGCTGGCCCAAAGAAGGTTCTACCGCTACCGGGAGCGACTCCTGGCCCGCGGAATCCATGCGGATGCAGTAATCCCGCACTGGTGCGTCCTCCACGAAGGACAGTGCCTCTAA
- the LOC6725476 gene encoding uncharacterized protein LOC6725476 — MSTFPSFADISAKFSEATLDEIIRNAGGTRHTSYKFGPSGKKGDAYLSRVFRITIYGVKEAEQGQDEKQLEVSVIVKAMPDNLHRRRLFRSVIFFRNEINFYTKVLPAIEAFQKTRQPAPKKPFVEYPRCLASLCDGVNDFIALEDVGPRGYRAPVRQDYISLEDALLTMRTLGRFHGVALAFNALDSKNFEKAAGSLEETYYGEHTREWYTGFLLLAENVAKDAVKHIYPNSKYETVATNFLQPPLFDDLINLVSTRSKLSVFGHGDCWTPNFLTKYNEQGQSQEIIIIDFQLARCSSLALDLSFFIYSCTSQELREQHYDELLRAYLESAQDLIQDLGGDAESIISWESLQEELKNFGRFGCGMGIESLPMTMMEDEEVADLDGIKENAILTDIWNITPFKESAKQQRLADIFKHAIDQGYIK, encoded by the exons ATGAGCACCTTCCCCAGCTTCGCGGACATTTCGGCCAAGTTCTCGGAGGCGACGCTGGACGAGATCATCCGGAACGCGGGCGGCACCCGGCACACCTCCTACAAGTTTGGCCCGAGTGGCAAGAAGGGCGACGCCTATCTGAGCCGTGTCTTCCGCATCACCATCTACGGCGTCAAGGAGGCGGAACAGGGCCAGGATGAGAAGCAACTGGAGGTCAGTGTGATCGTGAAGGCCATGCCCGACAATCTGCACCGCCGGCGACTCTTCCGTTCGGTGATATTCTTCCGCAACGAGATCAACTTCTACACCAAGGTGTTGCCGGCCATCGAGGCCTTCCAGAAGACCCGCCAGCCCGCGCCCAAGAAGCCCTTCGTGGAGTACCCCCGCTGCCTGGCCAGCCTGTGCGATGGCGTCAACGATTTCATCGCCCTGGAGGATGTGGGTCCCAGGGGCTACAGGGCGCCTGTACG TCAGGACTACATTTCGCTGGAAGATGCCCTGCTGACGATGCGCACCCTGGGTCGTTTCCATGGCGTGGCCCTGGCCTTCAATGCCCTGGATAGCAAGAACTTCGAGAAGGCTGCTGGTTCGCTGGAGGAGACCTATTACGGCGAACACACCCGCGAGTGGTACACGGGCTTCCTCCTGCTGGCGGAGAATGTGGCCAAGGACGCCGTCAAGCATATCTATCCGAATAGCAAGTACGAGACTGTGGCCACAAATTTCCTGCAGCCGCCGCTGTTCGATGACCTGATCAATCTGGTGTCCACTCGCTCCAAGTTGAGTGTCTTCGGGCACGGCGACTGCTGGACGCCCAACTTCCTGACCAAGTACAACGAGCAGGGACAATCGCAGGAGATCATCATCATTGATTTCCAGTTGGCCAGGTGCTCCTCCTTGGCCCTCGACCTGAGCTTCTTCATCTATTCCTGCACTAGCCAGGAGCTGAGGGAGCAGCACTACGATGAGCTGCTACGCGCCTACCTGGAGAGCGCCCAGGATTTGATTCAGGATCTGGGTGGCGATGCAGAGTCTATCATCTCCTGGGAATCGCTGCAAGAGGAGCTAAAGAACTTCGGTCGCTTTGGCTGCGGCATGGGCATCGAATCGCtgccgatgacgatgatggagGACGAGGAGGTGGCCGATCTGGATGGCATCAAGGAGAACGCCATTCTCACCGACATCTGGAACATCACGCCCTTCAAGGAGTCCGCCAAGCAGCAGCGCCTGGCTGATATCTTCAAGCACGCCATCGATCAGGGCTACATTAAGTAA
- the LOC6725477 gene encoding ribosome biogenesis protein NOP53, which translates to MTAVEPATKKKRISKKNKSAWRKTDIQDVEQFLEDQRQEERVGTFADKQDEDLFVVDTSLQKTKATVLSVKQKRKLNAKKPMRSHQALENTSKVQDPIAKRNHVRQKKNGRNIELEVCNPTKPRHRQANSDRAQYYVKLEQRLTDKKNKKLAVEKDIWQEVDFRDEIPGLKDEKGWISRDLALHTAGNIGKKVVKTHASLHHKTTKAKKFELPHPGMSYNPAPEDHQALIEQVVEREEGIIKKEQHLKRVTTSMFSKVTPEERDRRRLKEMSQGMEEGEEEGSDLDEDVPTNGEKKEDDDEKPYHTINAPVENKKKSKQARRNELKQKELSRQTELKRKLKQQTADLIRIKSIRHELDDEEEDLNDLKKRRKQRAEKAKFEPKRLGRHKFEEPDLDLNLPEDIAGNLRNVKTESSLLKDRFHTLQRNNMLPTTKLVSRKKSKVKRFERNSHKEPGVSYNDLKERRRAAAAAAKAAANIKI; encoded by the exons ATGACGGCCGTAGAGCCAGCGACGAAGAAGAAGCGCATCTCGAAGAAGAACAAATCGGCGTGGCGCAAAACAGACATCCAGGATGTCGAGCAGTTCCTCGAAGATCAGCGCCAGGAAGAGCGCGTTGG AACGTTCGCGGATAAACAGGATGAGGATCTGTTCGTTGTGGATACCAGCCTCCAGAAGACCAAGGCCACCGTTCTGAGCGTGAAACAAAAGCGGAAGCTGAATGCCAAGAAGCCCATGCGCAGCCACCAGGCTCTGGAGAACACATCCAAGGTCCAAGATCCTATTGCCAAGCG CAACCATGTGCGCCAGAAGAAGAACGGACGTAACATCGAGCTGGAGGTCTGCAATCCCACCAAGCCGCGCCATCGCCAGGCCAACAGCGATCGAGCTCAGTACTACGTAAAACTGGAGCAGCGTCTGACCGACAAGAAGAACAAGAAGCTTGCGGTCGAGAAGGACATCTGGCAGGAGGTGGATTTCCGCGACGAGATTCCTGGCCTCAAGGACGAGAAGGGCTGGATCAGTCGCGATCTGGCACTGCACACAGCTGGAAATATTGGCAAGAAGGTGGTAAAAACTCACGCTAGTCTGCACCACAAAACCACCAAAGCCAA GAAATTCGAGCTCCCGCATCCGGGCATGAGCTACAATCCCGCACCTGAGGATCATCAGGCGCTTATTGAACAGGTGGTGGAGCGCGAGGAGGGCATCATCAAGAAGGAACAGCACCTTAAGCGCGTGACCACCAGCATGTTCTCCAAGGTGACGCCCGAGGAGAGAGATCGTCGTCGCCTAAAAGAAATGAGCCAAGGCAtggaggagggggaggaggagggtAGTGATCTCGATGAGGATGTCCCAACGAATGGGGAGAAAAAGGAGGACGATGATGAAAAGCCCTATCACACAATCAACGCCCCAGTGGAGAACAAAAAGAAGAGCAAGCAAGCTCGCCGCAACGAGCTCAAGCAAAAGGAGCTGTCGCGCCAAACAGAGCTCAAGAGGAAGCTCAAGCAACAGACTGCTGACCTGATACG CATCAAATCGATTCGCCACGAGCTagacgatgaggaggaggaccTGAATGATCTGAAGAAGCGCCGCAAGCAGCGCGCCGAGAAGGCCAAGTTTGAGCCGAAACGCCTGGGGCGTCACAAGTTCGAGGAGCCAGACCTGGACTTAAATCTGCCCGAGGATATCGCCGGAAATCTGCGCAACGTGAAGACAGAGAGCAGTCTGCTGAAGGATCGCTTCCATACGCTGCAACGCAACAATATGTTGCCCACGACGAAGCTCGTCAGCCGCAAGAAGTCCAAGGTCAAGCGCTTCGAGCGCAACAGCCACAAGGAGCCGGGTGTCAGCTATAATGACCTCAAGGAACGGCGCAGGGCGGCCGCCGCTGCAGCCAAGGCTGCTGCCAATATCAAGATATAG